GGAATGTATATAGAACTTTTGCGGCTGATAACGGCCTGATTTTCTATCGTTTCATGGTCTTTTTTCTTTATTATGATGGCATTAGATTTCAGATAGATGATCACTTCTTGACCAATTCCGAATTCTTGTCTGAAATCATGGGGTATCGTAATAGTGAAACTTTTAGTTAGCACAACAGA
This Virgibacillus phasianinus DNA region includes the following protein-coding sequences:
- a CDS encoding AbrB/MazE/SpoVT family DNA-binding domain-containing protein encodes the protein MLLSKKSGHEKMYAWNENKHSVVLTKSFTITIPHDFRQEFGIGQEVIIYLKSNAIIIKKKDHETIENQAVISRKSSIYIPKEIRTLGKVQPGTEFVVIGERGDKLIRLVPYCS